A window of Desulfobulbus oralis genomic DNA:
GTCGGTGAGCGCGTTGACCTTGCACTGGATGAGCCCGCCACGGCCCTTGCTCTGGTGCTCCAGCTCACGGGCGATCTTGCCCAGAAAAACCTTTTTCAGGTAGTTGGGCGAGGGCAGCAGCTTTTTGTAGCGCCTTTGCGGGGCATAGCCCAGGGTGAGAAAGTTGAAGAATTCGGTCAGGTCCTTGCCGATGTCCGCATCGCTGGTGAGCAGGCCCAGGTCGCTGTAGAGCCTGGCGGTCACGGCATTGTAGTTGCCGGTGCCGATGTGGGCATAGCGCATGAGGCCGTCGTGGTCCCGCCGCACCACGAAGATGACCTTGGAATGGGTTTTCAGGCCCACCACGCCGTAGGTCACGTGGATGCCGGCCTGTTCCAGATGGGTGGCCCAGTGGATGTTGGCGCTCTCGTCGAAGCGCGCCATCAGTTCCACCACCACGGCCACCTGCTTGCCGTTTCGGGCGGCATCCAGCAGGTATTCGATGATCTGCGAGTTGGCCGAGGTGCGGTAGAGCGTCATCTTGATGACCATGACCTTGGGGTCGACGCTGGCCTCTTTCAGAAAGCGCTCTACCGTGGCGGTGAAGGACTGGTAGGGGTGCTGCAGCAGAAAGGGGCCCTCTTCGCGGATCAGGTGAAAGATGTTGGGCGCGTCCTGCGAGATCTTCGGGTGATCCACCGGCATATGGGCCGGATAGTGCAGGCCGGGCCGCTCGATGGCCACGAGTTCCCTGAGATCGCACTTGGCCATGATGCCGTCCACTGCGAAAACATCCTTGCGGGAATCCAGCCTCAGTTGGGAGGCCAGCATGATCCGGTGGTGCGGAATCATGTCCGCGTCCACTTCCAGCCGCACGATCTCCGCGAATTTGCGCTCGCGGAGTGCGGATTCGATCATCACGAGCAGATCCACGGCCTGATCCATCAGGCGGTTTGTGATCGCGTTTCTGGTCACGCGGAAGCGGGTGCAGCTTTCCACCACCATGCCGGGAAAGACGGCGTCCAGATTGTTCGCCACAATGTCCTCGAAAAACACGTACACGTGGCGCCGGGCCTCTACCCGTACCAGCCTCGGAATGCCCGCGCCGGCCGGAATCTTGATGCGGCTCAGGTAGCTGTGTTCGCCCTCCTTGTGCCGGGTGGCGACCAGCAGGTTCAGCGACAGGTTGGAGATGAAAGGGAAGGGATGGGCGGGGTCCATGCCCTGCGGGGTGAGCAGCGGGTAGATGTTGTCATGGAAGTACCGGTCCATGTCTTCCTGCTGCCGGCGGTTCAAATCCGCATAGCGCCGGATGTGGATGTTTTCCCGGGCCAGCAGGCCCAGAACTTCGGTCTCGAGCCGCTGCTGCTGGTCCAGCAGCTCGCGGATGACCTCGTAGCATTCGTCAATCTGCTGCTGGGGCGTGCGGCCGTCGGTGGAGAGCAGCTTGACCCTGGCGCCCACCTGCTGCTTCAGGCCGCCGATGCGCTTCATGAAGAATTCGTCCAGGTTCGATCCGATGATGGCGAGGAAGTTGATCCGCTCCAGCAGCGGATTGCGTTCGTCCCGGGCCTCGGCCAGCACCCGGCGGTTGAAGGCGAGCCAGCTCAGCTCACGGTTCAGCGACCATTCGGGCGAGTCCAGATCGAAATGCCCGGTCGCGGTCTGCGCCTGATCCGGGGACAGGATGCCCCTGTCCTCCGGAATGGCAGGGCTCTCGTTTTTTTTCGGATGCGCTGCCCTGGTCTCGTGCACGTTCGTGTCTCCTGGCTGGTCGGCGGCAAGGGCAAAGGACAAGGCTGTCCCGGTGTTGCGGCATATGTTCTGATTCTGGCGATGGTTCCCCGGGCAATTTTGCCCGGGGATTCCTGCCTTCACGCTCTTTTACCAGAGCCCTGACAAGGTCTCAAGCTGCAGATGCGAGTTCGCCACTCGAATGGCGAACGGGATAGTGCACTGATTGTACGGCTGAGCATGCAGGCATCCTGCTTGACAGGAGCCAGGGCGGGCAGGGGTGCCGCTCCGCACGGGGCAATGCGGGGACAGGCCGCGCTTCTGTCTGTTCGTGGCGGCGCTTCATTGCATGATGAAATGCGTGGGCTGCCACGGTTCCATTTCGGGCGGCTTGATGCCCGCCGCCCTGCCGGCCGCGATGCACCTGATCAGCCAGGCCATGTTGTCGCCCAGGGTACGCATGATTTGCAGGCCCTCCAGGTC
This region includes:
- the ppk1 gene encoding polyphosphate kinase 1, with amino-acid sequence MHETRAAHPKKNESPAIPEDRGILSPDQAQTATGHFDLDSPEWSLNRELSWLAFNRRVLAEARDERNPLLERINFLAIIGSNLDEFFMKRIGGLKQQVGARVKLLSTDGRTPQQQIDECYEVIRELLDQQQRLETEVLGLLARENIHIRRYADLNRRQQEDMDRYFHDNIYPLLTPQGMDPAHPFPFISNLSLNLLVATRHKEGEHSYLSRIKIPAGAGIPRLVRVEARRHVYVFFEDIVANNLDAVFPGMVVESCTRFRVTRNAITNRLMDQAVDLLVMIESALRERKFAEIVRLEVDADMIPHHRIMLASQLRLDSRKDVFAVDGIMAKCDLRELVAIERPGLHYPAHMPVDHPKISQDAPNIFHLIREEGPFLLQHPYQSFTATVERFLKEASVDPKVMVIKMTLYRTSANSQIIEYLLDAARNGKQVAVVVELMARFDESANIHWATHLEQAGIHVTYGVVGLKTHSKVIFVVRRDHDGLMRYAHIGTGNYNAVTARLYSDLGLLTSDADIGKDLTEFFNFLTLGYAPQRRYKKLLPSPNYLKKVFLGKIARELEHQSKGRGGLIQCKVNALTDTDVIRALYQASQAGVHIDLIVRDSCLLRPGIKGLSENIRVIAIAGRFLEHSRIYYFKNGGAEEYFIGSADLMQRNLDRRVEVVAPVETPALRAELRGILNLQLADRRGAWDMQGDGSYVQRRPQPDGEQRSAQEILIELNRKKLADEQKVMKRQRRIPKRKKS